TGAAGTCAATTTCTTGAAAGAGATTGTGTTTGGAGATGTGGGAGTGGTTTACAGGCAGGAGATGTCGCCAGGTGATTATCATTTCCAGATGGAGACCCGTGAAAAGGGGGTCGCATGTCGTGCACGTATTTTATTCGATGAGGTGCCACAACCGGGCCTATGAGTCAAAAATCAGTTTCAGCGCATGTAGGATATCTGATTTTTCGGCATGCTCGTTGAGGATCATTAACACCGTATCGTGACCCGCAAGAGTGCCCATCACACCTTTGATGTTATTGGCATCAATGTCACAGGCGATGCCTTTTGCATAGCCTGTCGGCACCTTGATCACCGCCATCTGACCGGAGAAGTCAATGCCGAGCAGTCCATGGCGTATGAATGGGGACATGATTCCCTGTTTAACCACTCTTGTTTGTGACAGTTGAATGCCCGGTAACCGATAGAAGTAATTGCCGGCATTGTCCGGGGTCTTGGCGATCTTCATCTCCCTGAAATCACGTGACAGGGTTGCTTGTGTCAGTTCAAAACCCTCCTCGGCAAGACGTTGCAGCAACTCTTCCTGACTGTCGATAGAGGAGCAGCCGAGGATGCGGGCGATGGCTTCCTGTCGTAATTGCTTTTGGGTTTTATCCATCATCAACCCTATTTGCCGCCGAAGTTGAAAACTACGGGTATGGGTGCCGGTACCTTCACCAGTGTTTCACCCACATAAAATTTGGGCCAGAGTTTCACGGATACCGATGTTTCGTTTGGTGTGATGCCGAGAAAAGCGCTCATCTCGCTGGTCACCCTCTCTTGGGAGTAGCGATTCATAATGCTTTTCAGGTCCACGCTGATGGGCACCCCTATCACCTTTGTTTCACCCGGTTCTATGCGGATTGGAATGTCCATCTTCCCCTCCACGAACTCCATATCGTTGATCTGGATGGCATAATCAAGTGCATCAAGAAAAGCGGCGGTGGTGTTAGGATTGGAGACATCCATGTTGAGTGTCATGCTGAAGGGAATGGTTTGCATTCCCGAACCTCCTGAGAGGATGGTGGCAATGGTGGCCAGGTTGGAGAGCGATATGCTGGATGCATCACCCAGGTTAAGGCCCGAGAGTTGTATGTTGTTGAGTGACTTGTAACGGTATTCACTTTGGGAAAGCTGATAAGCACCCCCAATCTTGTTCATGATATCACATCCTGACAACAGGATCATCACACTGAGTAAAAGGATTGATTTTTTCATATTCGTAGTTGTTGTTTACTTGATGGTGACCATGGTAGCTCCATAGCCATATTCCTGGAAGGATGCATCCTGATGGAAGCAGGTAGGATATCTCTTCTTCAGTTCACTCAGGATGGCTTTTTTCAGTACACCATCTCCTTTGCCGTGAATAAAGACAATTTTCTGGTTTTTGTTGTGTCGGTGTTCGGACATCACCTCATTGAACTTCTGCAACTGGTATTCCAGTACATCGGCATTGCTCATCCCGGCAGTGGTGTCGATCAGCTGATCGATGTGGAGATCCACTTCCACAACAGCATTTTTCTCTCTTTTGTCGATTCGTTGGATTCGGGGACGTCTTTCGGGAACTTCTTTCTCCCTGAGTGCTCTCTCAATTTCGCCTGCTGAGACCAGTATCTCCCGTTCGGGCTGATCGTTACGGATGAGGTAAAAGAGCAATGCATCCTCTTCAAAATAATCATTCTCGCGGAAGCTGTGCAGTTTGTAGAATTTCACTGTGTCGATGCGCAGCTCCACGGAGCAGGGATTTTTGAATCGGAACGGTTTGTTGTGTTTGAATGCGATGAATTGCACAGATACCTTCTCTATCTCGTTGAGTTGTTCCTTTCCGAACTCCTCCAGGAAGATTTTGGTGTTTGGTTCCACGCTGCCACTGTAACGACTCTTCCAACTGTTGTTCTCACGGCTCATGTAATTGAAGAAGAGCCAGTAATTGCTGTCGTTCACGAAGTAGCATTCATATCCGGTGGTAGTGAGATTCTTTACATCGGAGGGTAGGAATGCCAGGCAAGCTGTGATCTGTTCTCCTTCGCGGGTCTCTTCCGGGATGTCGGTGACGGTTACCCTCGCTTCGGGTGTCTTTTGTGCTGCCTCTTCTTTTGCAATCAGTTCCTCTTTTTCGGCAACCTGACCCATCTTTTCGTTGCCTGAAGCCTCCACCACCACACAATCAGAAACCAACACCGGCAGGTCGAACCCATGTTCGTCCTCCACCATTACCAACTGTTTGTTGAGGAAACCTTTGACGGTACCCCCCCCCACGGTGCTGAGAAACCGTACTTTGTCGCCTACCGATAATTTCTTCATTTTTCTGATTTTTCAGTTACACGTAAGTCCATCTTTTTCGGGTTGGAAAACTCCGTTTGGGCTCTCTTATGTTTGTTAGCTGTTACAAAGATGACTAAATTTGCAGAATAAATGAATTAATAAAAAAGAAAAATCCTTTTTGCGTTAATAAAAAATGAAAAAAGAGGAGATTGTCCATCTGCCCATATCCCGTTTCCATTACGAACTTCCCGAAGATAAAATCGCCAGGTATCCGCTTCCTCAACGGGATGCCTCCCGGCTGTTGCTGTATGAGGAGGGAGAGATCAGTTCCAACGCATTTGTCGAACTTCCCGACAGGCTTCCTAAAGGCAGTCTGTTGTTATTCAACAATACCCGGGTCATCCATGCCCGACTGTTGTTTTATAAGCCGGGTGGAGCCCGCATTGAGATTTTCTGTCTCACACCCTCCCTGCCGGCCGATTATGCGATCAACTTTCAGCAGCGTAAATCCTGTGCCTGGCAGTGCATGACCGGAAATGCCAGAAGGTGGAAGGAGGATCCTCTTGAGATGAAGGTGCCAACTGATAAAGGGGTGGTGACGCTTCAGGCTGAAAGGTGTTCACGCAGCGGAACAGAGAGTGAGATTCGTTTTAGCTGGGATGATGATCGATTCACCTTCTCCGAACTGCTGGAAGCGGCGGGTAGGTTGCCTATTCCTCCCTATCTGAACAGGCCTACCGAAGAGAAGGATGAGGTAACATATCAAACCGTTTATTCTCGCATTGAAGGCTCTGTTGCGGCACCTACGGCCGGACTACATTTCACCCCACAGGTGATGGAGCGACTTCACACCAGAGGGATTGAGACTACTGAGGTTACTCTCCATGTGGGTGCAGGCACCTTCCGACCGGTGAAGAGCGAGACAATTGCCAATCATGAGATGCATACAGAGTTTATCTCAGTGGAGCGGGAAACCATCAAGAAGTTGTTGCACCATCAGGGCACGCTGGTGGTGGTGGGTACAACCTCTCTGCGTACGGTGGAGAGCCTCTATTATATTGGCCGGAAGTTGCAGGATCACCCAGATCTGCAACCTGATCAATTGAACGTGATGCAATGGGAACCTTATGAGGAAGAGACAACAATAACACCATCCGCTGCACTGCAAAACATTCTCGGCTATCTTGACCGAACCGGGGAGCAGCGCCTGATGGCCAACACCCAGATCATCATTGCACCGGGTTACCGCTTTCACTTCCCTGACGCACTTATCACCAACTTTCACCAACCACAGAGCACCTTGCTTTTGTTGATTGCCGCTTTCGTGGGGGATGATTGGAAGAAGATCTACGACTATGCCTTGCAGGAGGGGTATCGCTTCCTCAGTTACGGCGACAGCTCCCTGTTATGGAAAAAAATGAAAGAAGACTCTATTTAGGTTAAAAAATAGCACTGAAACAAAGTGCTATTAGCCATTTTTTCGTATCATTGCAACAGAAACAAATCAAGTCCTGAACCCTCAATTGGTTCCATCACATTGGTAAAGAAAACAGCCCGCATACTCGCGATCATCGTTGTAAGTGTTATATTGGTTAATATCATACTCTACATCGCATTGAGTGTTCCTGCTCTCCAGAAGAAGGCTGCGGGCATCGCCATCGGCAAGCTGAAACCGATGATCGGAACGGAGGCATCACTTGAGGGGATCCGTATCAAACTGTTCAACACGGTAGAACTGAACGGCCTATACCTGGAGGATCAGCAACAGGATACATTGCTCTATGCCGACAGGATAGCTGTGCGCATTCATGCACTGGAGCTGCTGAAAAAAAGGGTCTACGTACAGAAAGCTGGACTGGAGAATCTGGTGGCAAACGTGCATCGTCCGTCTCCCAACGAACCATTTAACTTTCAGTTCCTTATCGATGCATTCGCCTCCGAAAAAGATACTGTGAAAGTTGAAAAGAGCAAGTGGCGCATTACGGCTGAGGAGCTTTTGATCAAGGAGGCATCGCTCCATTACCATGTGGATTCGGCTCCCACTACCCCGGGACAGTTCAATGCGAACCACATCGACCTGCACCACTTCAATTTCAGGGGTAATGCGGATTTTGAAAGCATAGAAAAAATGCAGGCAGAGGTCGCATTGATGGTATTCACAGAGGTGAATGCCGGATTAACTCTTTACAACCTCAAGGCCTCCGTTGTGGGAAAGGGTACCAGGATTGAGAGTGATGGACTGCAGCTCCATCTCAACAATACTGAGCTCGAGGTGTCTGATGCCTCCTTCGACCGGAAGAGCCAGGCGTTTGCCGTGAAAGCCCAGAGTGAAAAGAGTGACCCAAGGGATATTGCTATCTTCTCTTCCAGATTGTTACATCTCCACAAACCAATCTCTTTTGACCTGAAAGCCGAGGGCGAACTCCCGGAGGCAACCGTTGATGAGTTCCTTTTCCGTTACGGAGCGGATACCCACATCAACTTCACCGGTAAGATTGAAGATTACCGTAATTTTGAACGGAGCGACCTTCAACTGTTGATTAGCGATCTCTCTGTGTCGCAGGAGGACCTTGAGTCTTTTATCCGTATAGGGCCTCCCGGTTTTGCATCGCCACAGCAGCTGTTGGCGCTAGGAGACATGGATCTCCGCTTGAAGGCCGATGGCCGGTTGAACAGTTTCCGTTATGAGGGTTCCGTCTTAACCGAACAGGGTGAGGTGAGCATGAACGGCAGGGGGGCAATCCGCAACGGTTTCAAGCTGATGACCTTCGAGGGGCCGGTGCGGGCTGATGAGATTCGTCTGGCAAATATCCTTGGTGAGAAGACCGGCCTGGGGGATGCATCCCTTTCGTCAGAAGTGAAGCTGACGATTGAGCCGTCACTGGTTACCGTGGATGCCAATGGCACCCTTGAATCGGCTTATTATAAGGGGTATCATTATACCGGGGTCAATTTTGCAGGCAGCTACAGCGGTGACAATGTCACGGCACAGATCAGGCGCGAGGGTGAACGCAACACGCTGGATTTAATGGGTGACATCACCTTTGGTGAGGAATTGCGTTTCGACGTGGAAGGAAGCGTCGATCAGCTTGACCTGCGTCCTTTTCTCATGATGGATCATTGGAAAGATCCGAGAGTGAGTCTTACCCTCGACGGTGAGTTTACAGGTCGCACGATCGACGAGATGGTAGGTACACTGGTGATCGACAACACATCATTGAGTGACAGCAATTTCATCTATAACCCCGGTCCCATCTACCTACAGGCTTTGGGCGACAGTGGTGAGGGGAAGAAGCTGCAGATTTATTCCTCCTTCCTGGAGGCTGAGATGAGTGGCGATTACTATTTCTCCAGCATCGGACGTGAGCTGATGCAGGTGCTGCAACCTCATCTTCCCTCCCTGATTACTGCACAGGATCAATCCGTGACACGGAATAACAATTTCCAGTTGGACCTGCTGATAAAGAACACCGAAGATCTCTCCTTTGCCTTTGGCTTACCGGCTTATAACGTAGAGCATGCCACATTGAAGGGCACGGTAAATATGGCGGCTGATGAGCCATTGCTGATTGAGGGCTATCTGCCGCGACTGATGATGGGCAACAGTGATATCCGTGAGACTCGTCTGGACTTGCGGACGAACGTCTCAAACGGCATTGGTCTGAATGTGAACAGCTACCTGGTGCAGGATAACGGTTTCATCAATGCCCGCCTTGACAGCGATGCCGCAGGCAACAAGCTTGATAACCATATTTTTATCGATCTCGAACAGGGTAAAACCAACGCGGAGGGGGAGATATGGATCTCTATGGATTTCATGCGTGATGAAGCCGATCAGCTTGCCTCCGATATCCGGATACACCCCACCAGCCTTATGTTCAATGGTAAGAGGGTGGATGTAAACGATGCAGCCATCACCTATCGAAAGGATCGGATCACCATCGATAACTTCGGATTGAGGGAAGATAACATGTTGCTGCTGGGTGTCGAGGGTGTTGCTTCGAAAAATGAGGCCGAATATGTAAGGGTCTTCTTCAACAACACTGAGCTGGCAAACATCCTTGCAGCATTCAACATATCACAATTTGCCGGTTCCATCAATGGTGATATTTATGTGCGGCAGATGCTGGAGAGCCCGATGGTGCATACCGAGGACCTGCGGATTGAAAATATCACCGTCAACAATGATACCATCGGTACCTTCACCATTGAAGCCAACTGGGACAACCTTTACTCCGGTCTTGACCTGAATGCTTACCTCGTCAACGGACAGAAACAACTGCTCGATCTCAAAGGTTATGTTCCCCTTGGTGAGAAGAGTCCCCTGCCGATGAATGTCAACCTCCATATTCAGGAGTTTGACCTGAAAGCTGTTCAACCACTTACCACTAACATATTCAGTGAACTGTCAGGTTCGCTTAATTCAGAAGTCACCATTACCGGCAAGCCCTCGGCCCCAATCACCCGGGGATGGCTGGGTATCGACAAGGGTGAGATGAGGGTGGCCTTTACCAACGTTGCCTACTCCATATCGGATACCATCGATATCAACCCTGACAACGTGGGATTGCGCAACCTGGTGATCCGCGACCAGAACAACAACAGCGCCATGGTTAACCTAAACCTGTCGCACGCCAACTTCGGGGGGATGGCTTACAATGCCTCCATCAGGATGAACGACTTCATGTTGCTCAACAATGAGAACCGTACAGATATGATGGCCTACGGCAACCTGCGTCTCTCTGGTGATCTAACCGTAAGCGGTTCCTCATCAGGGATATTCGGTAGCGGGAATCTTTACAGTACCAGCCGTTCGAATGTTACGGTAGTATTGCCTCAGACGGCTCGTGCCACTGAGTACAGCGGCATCGTGTACATCAACACCCCACAGGAGAACGACTCGCTTGCTTTCCTGAAAAAGAACAATGGTGAGAATGAGAAATCCCAGTCGCGCCTCAAATCAGGCATTCCCATCGTAATGCGTGCCACGGTCAACCTCACCCCCATGCTCGAGGCTGCGGTGGTGCTCGACCCAACTACGGGCAACGCGCTTGAAGTGAGTGGTGAGGGAGAGGTAAACGTGGATTTCAATTCACGGTCTACTCCACCGGTACGACTGTATGGTGATTATGTGATCAACAGCGGAAAGTTTCATTACAACCTGCAGAACCTGCGAACAATCGATTTTAACATCCGTGAAGGGAGCCGTCTCACCATGGAGGGCAACCCGCTCAACACACAGTTCAACATCACCGCGTACCTGTCGGTGAAAGCCGACCTTGCAGCACTCAGCCCCACCTTCACAACCGAGCTGGCCAATACCCGCGTGCCGGTGAATGCACTGCTGCATATCCTGGGCGACCTGGAGGCGATGGACTTGCAATACGACATTGAGTTGCCGGAGAGCTCGAACGACATACAGCAACGGGTGAACAGTTTCATCAATACTGAGGAGACCAAGATCCTGCAGTTCGCCTACCTCGCCACTACCGGCAGTTTCATCCCTTCCGAGGGATCACCGGATATGAATTTCGGTCCCTCTGTCTTCAGCCGTTTTGCTGCCAACACCCTCGCAAGGGGGTTGGATGCACTTTTTGCCAGTGCGCTGAGCGATAACTGGTCCATCAGCACCAACCTGGAGTCGGTAGATGGTACACTCGACAATGTGCGCATGGGGGTTGATGTCTCCACCCGTCTGCTCAATGACCGTTTGCGCATCACCACCAACCTGAGCTATGGCGACAACAGTATGTTGGCCACTCAGCAGGCTTTTATGGGCGAGTTTGAACTGGAGTATGACATCAACAACTGGTTCATGATCCGTGCTTTTAACCGTGCCAACGAGCGTTTCTACCGGCGGACACCCACCACGCAGGGCGTAGGGGTGGTGGTGACCAAGGAAGCCCGCTCGTTCCGTGAACTGTTCGATTTTCGTGTGACCAGAAGGAAGGAAGAGAAAGAATAGCGTCTTATGAGGAAATATGTCATTGTCATAATGTCTCTGTTGCTTGTCGCATGTAATGTGACGAAGAAGGTGCCTGAAGGCAGTTATCTCCTGAACCAGGTGAAGATTGAATCGGATGTGAACGGTATAGGGGGCTCTGAACTGAAACCCTATCTGCGTCAGCGCCCCAATTCCTCCATGCCGGTGATTGGCAAGTTCAAACTGCACATGTACAACATCCCCGACAACGACTCCACCTGGCTCAACCGTCAGCTCCTTCGTTACGGTGAAGCTCCTGTGCTCTTCAACGAGCAACTTGCTGAAATCTCAGCCGAGCAGATCCGGTTGCATCTCAACAACAAGGGATATCTCAATGCAGAAGTAGACACTTCCGTGGTGAAGAAGGATAAGAAGGCGGATATCTCCTTCCTTGTTACAGGGAATGAACCGCACCGCATCCGCTCGTTCCGTGACACCATACGCTCAGCCGATACCACCATCCATAACATCCTGCAAAGCAGCCGTAGACCGGAGATTATCAAAGAGGGTGACCTCTTCGATCTGGGGGTATTGGAGGATGGAAGGGAGAACCTGACAACTATCTTGCGAAACAGGGGTTATTACGACTTTGTGAAAGATGATTTATACTTCATGGCGGACACCACGGTGGGCGATCACCAGGTGGATGTAACAATGGCACTGAACAATCCCAGTGACACTACTCGTCATAAGCAGTACACGATTGGTGAAGTAACTGTGATCAACGGTGTGAACGAGGATATGTTGAAAGACTCCACCCGTCACAATCAACTAGACACAATATTATACAGGGGTTTACAGATCATCTCTGAAAAAGAACCTTTCCTCCTGCCAAAGGCGGTCTACTACAACACCTTCATCCGCCCCGGAAGGCTCTACTCCGACAGGATTGTGGAACGTACCTACTCCTCCCTCAATGGCATGGGACCGGTGAACCAGACTGCAATAAATATGCAACGAATGCAACGGAACGACTCAAGCATGATCGATTCGCGCATCACTCTCTTCCCGGGCAACCTCCACTACCTGCAGTTCGGGGTCGATGCTACCAACTCGGCGGGCGATCTGGGGGTGGCCAGCAATGTCACCTACGAGCATCGCAACTTTCTCAGGGGAGGGGAGACTTTCAGGGTGCGACTCAACGCTGCCTATGAGTTTATCCGTCCCACTGATAGTCTCGACCTGTTGGACAACAGTTACTATGAATATGGAGCAGAGGTGTTTCTTTCCATTCCGCAACTGCTGCTCCCCTGGATGTTGAAACGACTTCAGGACCAGCCTTCTGCCTCTACAGAATATGCCATAGGTGCCAATTTTCAAAAACGTCCCGAGTACTTCCGGCAATTCTTCAACCTTTCCACCCGTTTCCAGTGGTCTTCCATGGAGTGGAAGCTGTTGCATGTGCTGGAACCGATGGGCGTCACCTATGTGCGAATGCCCTGGTCGTCGGAACGTTTCAAGGAACTATACCTGAGTGAGGAGGCCAATCCGATTCTGCGTTACAGTTATGATGAGCAACTGATCGTCCGCACTGCTTATAATTTAACCTATACCAATTACAATCGCATCGGCCGACGTGCCATGCCCAAGATACCCTTCCGCATCCGCTCCGGAGTGGAGGTAGCCGGATGGCTGCCCCGCATCGTCACAGGATTGGGTGGGGGTGAGCAGAACAGCCGTGGCTTCTACGAGTTCTTCAAAATCCCCTATGCCGAGTACGTCAAGGGGGATATTGATTTCGCTCCTACCTACCG
This genomic window from Dysgonomonadaceae bacterium zrk40 contains:
- a CDS encoding S-adenosylmethionine:tRNA ribosyltransferase-isomerase, with product MKKEEIVHLPISRFHYELPEDKIARYPLPQRDASRLLLYEEGEISSNAFVELPDRLPKGSLLLFNNTRVIHARLLFYKPGGARIEIFCLTPSLPADYAINFQQRKSCAWQCMTGNARRWKEDPLEMKVPTDKGVVTLQAERCSRSGTESEIRFSWDDDRFTFSELLEAAGRLPIPPYLNRPTEEKDEVTYQTVYSRIEGSVAAPTAGLHFTPQVMERLHTRGIETTEVTLHVGAGTFRPVKSETIANHEMHTEFISVERETIKKLLHHQGTLVVVGTTSLRTVESLYYIGRKLQDHPDLQPDQLNVMQWEPYEEETTITPSAALQNILGYLDRTGEQRLMANTQIIIAPGYRFHFPDALITNFHQPQSTLLLLIAAFVGDDWKKIYDYALQEGYRFLSYGDSSLLWKKMKEDSI
- a CDS encoding arginine repressor, whose translation is MMDKTQKQLRQEAIARILGCSSIDSQEELLQRLAEEGFELTQATLSRDFREMKIAKTPDNAGNYFYRLPGIQLSQTRVVKQGIMSPFIRHGLLGIDFSGQMAVIKVPTGYAKGIACDIDANNIKGVMGTLAGHDTVLMILNEHAEKSDILHALKLIFDS
- a CDS encoding DUF2027 domain-containing protein, whose translation is MKKLSVGDKVRFLSTVGGGTVKGFLNKQLVMVEDEHGFDLPVLVSDCVVVEASGNEKMGQVAEKEELIAKEEAAQKTPEARVTVTDIPEETREGEQITACLAFLPSDVKNLTTTGYECYFVNDSNYWLFFNYMSRENNSWKSRYSGSVEPNTKIFLEEFGKEQLNEIEKVSVQFIAFKHNKPFRFKNPCSVELRIDTVKFYKLHSFRENDYFEEDALLFYLIRNDQPEREILVSAGEIERALREKEVPERRPRIQRIDKREKNAVVEVDLHIDQLIDTTAGMSNADVLEYQLQKFNEVMSEHRHNKNQKIVFIHGKGDGVLKKAILSELKKRYPTCFHQDASFQEYGYGATMVTIK
- a CDS encoding BamA/TamA family outer membrane protein produces the protein MRKYVIVIMSLLLVACNVTKKVPEGSYLLNQVKIESDVNGIGGSELKPYLRQRPNSSMPVIGKFKLHMYNIPDNDSTWLNRQLLRYGEAPVLFNEQLAEISAEQIRLHLNNKGYLNAEVDTSVVKKDKKADISFLVTGNEPHRIRSFRDTIRSADTTIHNILQSSRRPEIIKEGDLFDLGVLEDGRENLTTILRNRGYYDFVKDDLYFMADTTVGDHQVDVTMALNNPSDTTRHKQYTIGEVTVINGVNEDMLKDSTRHNQLDTILYRGLQIISEKEPFLLPKAVYYNTFIRPGRLYSDRIVERTYSSLNGMGPVNQTAINMQRMQRNDSSMIDSRITLFPGNLHYLQFGVDATNSAGDLGVASNVTYEHRNFLRGGETFRVRLNAAYEFIRPTDSLDLLDNSYYEYGAEVFLSIPQLLLPWMLKRLQDQPSASTEYAIGANFQKRPEYFRQFFNLSTRFQWSSMEWKLLHVLEPMGVTYVRMPWSSERFKELYLSEEANPILRYSYDEQLIVRTAYNLTYTNYNRIGRRAMPKIPFRIRSGVEVAGWLPRIVTGLGGGEQNSRGFYEFFKIPYAEYVKGDIDFAPTYRIDDQRTIAAHAAIGVAYPYGNSTILPFEKRYFGGGANSVRGWSTRTLGPGSYNNDSTLSDFGRRVGDVKLDFSVEYRRKLTKLIELAGFVDAGNIWTIREYSEQPGGLFEWSNFYKELAVAYGLGIRFDLNFLLIRVDGGMKAHNPALPVGSRWTIFKPNFGRDFAFHFAIGYPF
- a CDS encoding translocation/assembly module TamB domain-containing protein, whose amino-acid sequence is MVNIILYIALSVPALQKKAAGIAIGKLKPMIGTEASLEGIRIKLFNTVELNGLYLEDQQQDTLLYADRIAVRIHALELLKKRVYVQKAGLENLVANVHRPSPNEPFNFQFLIDAFASEKDTVKVEKSKWRITAEELLIKEASLHYHVDSAPTTPGQFNANHIDLHHFNFRGNADFESIEKMQAEVALMVFTEVNAGLTLYNLKASVVGKGTRIESDGLQLHLNNTELEVSDASFDRKSQAFAVKAQSEKSDPRDIAIFSSRLLHLHKPISFDLKAEGELPEATVDEFLFRYGADTHINFTGKIEDYRNFERSDLQLLISDLSVSQEDLESFIRIGPPGFASPQQLLALGDMDLRLKADGRLNSFRYEGSVLTEQGEVSMNGRGAIRNGFKLMTFEGPVRADEIRLANILGEKTGLGDASLSSEVKLTIEPSLVTVDANGTLESAYYKGYHYTGVNFAGSYSGDNVTAQIRREGERNTLDLMGDITFGEELRFDVEGSVDQLDLRPFLMMDHWKDPRVSLTLDGEFTGRTIDEMVGTLVIDNTSLSDSNFIYNPGPIYLQALGDSGEGKKLQIYSSFLEAEMSGDYYFSSIGRELMQVLQPHLPSLITAQDQSVTRNNNFQLDLLIKNTEDLSFAFGLPAYNVEHATLKGTVNMAADEPLLIEGYLPRLMMGNSDIRETRLDLRTNVSNGIGLNVNSYLVQDNGFINARLDSDAAGNKLDNHIFIDLEQGKTNAEGEIWISMDFMRDEADQLASDIRIHPTSLMFNGKRVDVNDAAITYRKDRITIDNFGLREDNMLLLGVEGVASKNEAEYVRVFFNNTELANILAAFNISQFAGSINGDIYVRQMLESPMVHTEDLRIENITVNNDTIGTFTIEANWDNLYSGLDLNAYLVNGQKQLLDLKGYVPLGEKSPLPMNVNLHIQEFDLKAVQPLTTNIFSELSGSLNSEVTITGKPSAPITRGWLGIDKGEMRVAFTNVAYSISDTIDINPDNVGLRNLVIRDQNNNSAMVNLNLSHANFGGMAYNASIRMNDFMLLNNENRTDMMAYGNLRLSGDLTVSGSSSGIFGSGNLYSTSRSNVTVVLPQTARATEYSGIVYINTPQENDSLAFLKKNNGENEKSQSRLKSGIPIVMRATVNLTPMLEAAVVLDPTTGNALEVSGEGEVNVDFNSRSTPPVRLYGDYVINSGKFHYNLQNLRTIDFNIREGSRLTMEGNPLNTQFNITAYLSVKADLAALSPTFTTELANTRVPVNALLHILGDLEAMDLQYDIELPESSNDIQQRVNSFINTEETKILQFAYLATTGSFIPSEGSPDMNFGPSVFSRFAANTLARGLDALFASALSDNWSISTNLESVDGTLDNVRMGVDVSTRLLNDRLRITTNLSYGDNSMLATQQAFMGEFELEYDINNWFMIRAFNRANERFYRRTPTTQGVGVVVTKEARSFRELFDFRVTRRKEEKE
- a CDS encoding LEA type 2 family protein yields the protein MKKSILLLSVMILLSGCDIMNKIGGAYQLSQSEYRYKSLNNIQLSGLNLGDASSISLSNLATIATILSGGSGMQTIPFSMTLNMDVSNPNTTAAFLDALDYAIQINDMEFVEGKMDIPIRIEPGETKVIGVPISVDLKSIMNRYSQERVTSEMSAFLGITPNETSVSVKLWPKFYVGETLVKVPAPIPVVFNFGGK